The genomic window ACGTCCGCTCCCGACAGGCGGCAGAGACGGGCAGTGGATTCCCGGTCGAAGAAGAAATCCTTCGTGTCCAGCCGGTGGATGTGCCCGCTGTGGCGGATGTCCCCCCCGCAGGAAGGAAGGGGCTGGGTGATGAACACCATGTGGAGGTTTTCGTTGGCATGGGCCGAGAAGGCCCCTATGAGGCCGCAGGGGATATCCGTCTCGAAGAGCTGGTAGTTATCGATGACGAGGAAGGTTTCCCCGTCGCATCGGCATTGGCCCAGAACAGCGGCGATATCCGGCAGGTTTTCCACCGAGGGAGGGAAGAGTCTCTTGAGTTTCTGGGCTGCCTCCATGTCCACGGTCCCCAGGAGCCGGCAGAAGCCTTCCCAGGCCTTCGAGGGCCGTTCGCCGAAACAGGTGTACCAGTTCCCGCTGCTGTTCGTCCGAACCGTTTCCCGAAGGAATTCCCTGACGGCGGTGGTCTTCCCGAAGCCGGAAGGCGCCTCCACCACCGTGAGGGGATAGCCGGACATTCTTTCGAGAAGCGCTCTGAGGTGCCCGGGAAAGACACAGGTTCCGCCCCGGAGCCGGGGGTTCGCCTCTTTCTGCATGGATGGCCCTCCATTCTCTCCTTCTGCAGCCGCTTTTCGCACAGCATCATAATAATGCACAATGGCCGGAGAAATTTCCGGATGTATGACTAAATATTTAGTCTTTATATTCCTTCACGATGATGTCTGCTTCAGAAGAGGGGGGCTTCCCCGAAGTCCCCTCGCCGGACGTCCCGTACAGGATGGCGGCATAGCTCGTTCCCGACTCCACCCTGCGGCCCAGGACGGACGACGTATCGGCGTGCTCGATGACGGTTCCTTTTTCGATCCCGACCTCGCGGAAGAGCATCAGCACCAGGGCTGCGGCACGGCGGGCATCCACGTCGATGGTCTTCGTTCCGGCAGGCCGGATATTGGCCAGGACGTCCAGGGTCCTGCGGTCTTCGGCGGCCATGGCCTCCGGTGTCTTGTAATGGGACAGGTCCATGCTCAGGATGATGACATCCCCGTCACGGAGCAGATCCAGAATAGCGTTTTTCAGGATGATAAGAGCCAGGTCGGGCGTCCGTGCGCCGATCACCATGGGAACCACCGATGCGTTCGGAAAGTGCCGGGCAACGAAGGGGATGTGGACCGTTATGCCGTGCTCCCGCCGGAACAGGGCTCCGTCAGCTCCCGCCACGGACAGGGACGAAAGTATTTCGCAGGCTTCCCGGTCTGCCATGAGAAGCCGTTCCGGGGTCGGCCAGTCGTCGGGGCACAGGGCCGCGAAGGTCCGGGCCCGGCGGAAGTGGTCGGGGGAAAGCAGCCATACCCGCCGGACCTCCGGCGACCCAAGGTGCTCGTAAAACCGCTGTATCATGCCGAGGGCAATATCATGGTGCGGAACGATGCCGCCGGTGATGCGCACCGGCGTCACCCGTTCCCCGCCCCTTGTGCCTGCAGGGAAGGCGGAGCCGGTTTCAGCCCCGCCTTCCGCCCTTTGCAGAATTCCGCTCCCTGCGGCAAGGATGCAGAGAAGCATCACTGCCGTAAAGAGCTTATTTCCGAAGCTCTTCATACCACGCAGGATGGTGCTTTTTCAGCTCTCCTGACCGGGCCTGATCGTAGACCAGGGCTTTCCATTCTTCGTCTGTCATGCGGCCTCCCTCCAGGGAGCGGACGAACTCGTAGTAGGAGAAGATGAACCCCCTGGTGACCCGGGGGCCGCCCGAGGCGTCGTTGACGAAGACATGGATTCTCTGGGGCCTGCCGGAGGCGATGTGGAGCACCCGGCCTTCGAAATAGTCCGTGGCGATATCGGTGACCAGGGCCATCTTGAGCTGCTCCCTGTCATCCACCATTTCTCCGGGCAGCAGGAGCTGGGCGTTGAAAGCCCGGGCCAGATACTTGATATTCCCGTAGTCTTCCGCCGTCAGGGGCTTGCCTCCGGTCTCCTTCGCCGCGATGTCCCGGGCTATGGACAGCAGTTCCGCCAGGGTTTCCAGCCTGGAGGCGTAGGGAATGCCCTCTTTCTCGAATTCCTCGTCATCCGGCTCCATGCCGAAGTCGCCGATGAAGGACCGCAGCCGGGAGACCGCCGACAGGAGGGCGTCAAAGGTACGGGGATCGGGCTCCACGTACCCCTTCGGCTGCGGGGGGGCGAAGGGTCCCGCTTCGGTGTCGCCGCCGTCGCCCATCTCGGCGCCGGACTGCTCGGCGTAGAGCACGGTGTCGTGCTTCAGCTCGGCCCAGGATGCGGAACAGGTGGAGAGCTTCTTCCACTGCCACGCGGGAGATTTGTAAAAGAACTGGTCCGAGCCGGAATCCCGGAATCCCTCCTGGAAGGCCTTTATCCACAGGGAGTAGACCGATTCCTCTCCGGCGAGGTGCCCGTTCATCCATGTTTTAAGCTTCTTCAGCGCCTCGGCGTAGCCCTTTACGCGGCTGTTTTTCGCCGCCAGGCCGTCGGCCGCACGGGACCCCAGGGCGGCCATGACATCCGTTCCCTCCGGGAGATTGCGGGGGTTTGCGTCGGTTCCCACCCGGGGGGAGGTGAGCATGTTCATCACGTAGGCGTCCGGGGTGAAGCGCTTGCCGGACATGCGGAAGACGGGAAGGCGGGATGCGAAGTCCTTCGTGCCGTCGTCTCCGCCCGGGGTGCTCTGGATCAGGGGGCCGGGAACCGTCTTTTTGATCTCGTCGGCCAGGGCAGAGAGAACCCTGCCGTCGGCCAGCCGGACGGGAGCTCCCGCAAGGGCTCCCATGCGCTCTTTGGCCAGCTTCCGGTATATGCGGGTTCCTCCCGTGTTCGACGCGCCCACGAGGAAATCGATGGGAGCCTCGAAGGCGTTCCATTGTTCCTCCTGCTCTCCGAGGACGAGAGACACCAGGGCCGCCGCGGCGACGTTCCCTGGCTTCGGCGTGCCGTCGTCGGCGAAGAGGACAAGCTCGGCGGAGCCGAGCCAGCTCATGGCCCGGAAATACCGTTCCAGCTCCGGCCTCAGAGTGTAATGTCCCCGGGGCCTGAAGGATGTGTAGTCGATTTTCGCCCCCGTGACGGCGGAATCCGTCACATCCGCCGCGGCGAGTATCCGGGCCACTTCTTCGGACGCGTTTTTCGACAGCCTTGTCCGTGTTCCCGGCGTCTCTTCCAGAAGGGCAAGGGGAATGGAGAACATGTCCCGGGCCGTTTCCCAGGTCTCCCCCGCTCCCGCAGAGGAGCAGGCGCCCTCGACGCCTGCCAGGGCGGCCAGGGCCGTCTTCATGCTTTCCCCGAGGGCCGGGGCCAGGAAGGTACGCTCGAATTTCTGCAGCATCCGGCTGAACACCAGGTGGAAGGCGTGGAGGAAAAGGTCGGTGGTGATGAAATCGGCCTGGTAGTCGGTGGTGAAACTGTAGTAATCCGCCAGGTCGTCCACCTGGAGGGCATTTTCGTCCATGGGCCACGGATCGTCGATATAAAAGCCTTTCCTGAGAAGGGAGGCGGCCATGTCCTTCGTTACGGGAAGGAATTCCGTCATTTTTTCCGGGGCGTCCATACCCCGGAAACCGTCCCCGTAGAAGGAGGACATGGCAGAGTACCGCATCTTCGACGGCAGAAGCCCCTTGTCAATCCTGGAATTGTCGGGCGCATAGCCTTCCAGGGAGCCGAAATCGGCCTTTTTCCCCCAGGCGTACCGGGAGCCCACGCCTCCGCTGCCGAACCTCGTGTCGGTGGAAAATTCGAGAAGCAGCCAGCTTTCCTTTCCTTCAGAAAATTCGCCCACCGCCGTCACCGTTTCCCCCCGGGCAAGGGAGAATTCCCCGGCGGAGATGCTGCGGGCCGTTGCGCCTTTCCCGGGCTGAAGCCGCAATTCCGCGCCGTCCTTCTTCACCGTGAAGGAACGGGCTTCGAAGCTTGTGTGCTCCGGAACTTTTTCGATGCCCTTCTTCTGGATATAGCAGAGCACCTCCCCGTCCTCCGGCGAAAGAAGGGCGTACCATCCGCCGGCGAACTGCCTGAGCTTGCTGTCCGTTATGGTACGCACCCTCAGGTGATTGCCGTAGACCACGACCCCGTAGAAATCCGGGAGCTCCCAGAGATCCGTCACCTGGGGAACTTTCGCGGCGGGTTTTCCAAACATGGGCACCACATCCGCGGTGACGACGTACAGGCCGTCACCGCCCGCAGGGCCGGAAGCGCTCTTTGCCTGCGCCGCCGGGGCAAAGACGCCAAGTGCCAGAATAAGGACAGCACAGAGAGGAACAACCTTCAGCAACAATGCTCCCCACCCTGTTCCCATGGTCTTTGTTCCGTTCATCCCCATGACCTCCTCCTTCGTGCCGGCGGTTTATGTCCGGTCTTCCGGGGAAAAACCCCGGCCCATTTCCCCCGCTTCTTCCCTTCCGGCGCTTCCCTGCCCGGGAAAAGCACAGGGGCTTCAGTTTCCCACAAAACAATACCATGAAGAAAGCCTTCATGGTAAAGAATACTCCTGCAATTCCATTTTCTGAGGAGACAGCAGCACTGTCCCCCGGGGAGTCTGGGAAGATCCGGGACCGCTACAGACTCTTCCAGCTTTTGAATCCCTTGCCCAGCACCTCCGATGCTTCGACCACGGACATGAAGGCCGTGGGATCGTGCTCGGCGAGGAATTTCTTCAGCTGCATGGCCTGCCTGGGTTCCAGAAGGGTGAGGAGGACGGGCCGGGGCTGCTTGGAGTATCCTCCCATGCCGTCCAGCCTGGTGACCCCCCTGTGAAGGGTGAGGTTGATATACGCGGACACTTCGTCAGGGATGTGGGTGATGATGAAGGCCTGCTTCCTCCGGTCAAAGGAGCGGGTGGTATTGTCCAGAACGATGCCGAAGACATAGAGCCCCACAGCGCCGTAGATGGCTGATTCCAGCCCCACCACGAAGAAGGAGAGGGCCAGAATCCCCATGTTGATGTAGATGGAAAACTGCCCCATCTCTATGCCGTACCGTTTTCTGAGGGCCATGCCGGGGATGTCGAGGCCCCCGGTGGATCCCCCCACACGGAACACCATGCCGGCACCGAGCCCGCGGATAGCCCCGGACACCATGGCCGCCATGAACTTGTCGCCGATGACGGGCACCGGCACGAACTCGAAGGCCTTCAGCAGGAGGGAGAAAAGCACCACCGCCCAGGCGGTCCACAGGACAAACCTGGGGGACAGCTCCTTCCAGGCCCAGATCATGAGCAGCCCGTTGGCAGCGAGGATCACCCACGCGGGAGAAATGCCGAACACGTAGTTCGACAGCACGGCAATGCCCGACACCCCGAGATCGGGAAAGCGGTTCGGAAGCACGAAAAGCACCACAGCCAGGGCCTGGAGGGAAACTCCGGCGGTCACGGCGAGGAATGCCCTCCACTCGTCCTTAACATCCTGAACAAACCGTCCGGCGGCGGAACGGAGACCGGCCTTCAGCGTCGCAAATTTCATGGTGCTTCTCCTCCTCTGCAATGGGAATCATTGCCCTCTTTGCCCGAAATCCCGCTCCCGGTCTGGTATAATAGATTGGTTGCAGACCTACGGAGCGGAGTGGGGAAACATGTTTATTCCTCTTGAAGGACAGTGCGTGGTCTCCATCCGGCGCGTCATCGCCATGATACGCCACGGCGACGAAACGGCCGTCTATCTCGACGACGGAACAATACTGGCGACGGGCTTCCGCCCGGAAACGCTGGATAAAAGATACAACGCTTTCAGCAAAGAGGCAAGGGAAAACGCCATGCCTCTTCGCAGACGAATGGGAGGAAACAGAACATGACGATGAGTCCGGCGGCCCGCCAGTATACGGCCAGCAGCATTCAGGTCCTGGAGGGGCTCCAGGCGGTCAGGAAACGTCCGGGAATGTACATCGGCGACACGGCGGCCAGAGGGCTTCACCATCTGGTCTACGAAGTGGTGGACAACTCGGTGGACGAAGCCATCGGAGGATACTGTACCGCCATCTACGTGGCCATTCACCCCGATGAAAGCATCTCCGTGGAGGACAACGGGCGGGGCATCCCCACCGACCCCCACCCCTCCAACGGCCGCCCCGCATCGGAAGTGGTGCTCACGACCCTCCATGCGGGAGGCAAGTTCGACAGCGGCGCCTATAAGGTCAGCGGCGGTCTTCACGGCGTGGGCGTCTCTGTGGTCAACGCCCTGTCGGAGTGGCTCGAGATCACCATCTGCCGGAACGGCGAATCCCGCACCCAGCGGTTCGAGCGGGGCATCCCGGTAACGGAGCTTTCCGAAGGGATCCCCACGGAGAAGAACGGGACCATGGTCCACTTCCTCGCGGACGGGGGCATCTTCGAAGAGGTCAAGTTCTCCGCCGAAGTGCTGAGCGCCCGGCTCCGGGAGCTCGCCTTCCTGAACCCGGGACTTTCCATAACCCTCGACGACAAGAGGGAGAACAAGGTCAAGGAATTCCGCTACGACGGCGGAATGAAGTCCTTCATCGAATACCTGAACCGGGGCAAGACGGTGCTCTTCTCCGAGCCGGTGACCATTTCCGGCGAGAAGGACGGCGTCTCGGTGGACATCGGCCTCCAGTACAACGACGGCTACCTGGAGAGGGTCTTCGGCTTCGCTAACCTCATCCACACCGTCGAGGGAGGCACCCATGTCTCCGGCCTTCGGACCGCCCTCACCCGGGGCGTGAACGAGGCTGCCCGCAGGGGCAAGCTCCTGAAGGAGAAGGAAGAGAACCTCTCGGGAGACGACCTGAAGGAAGGGCTCACCTGCGTGGTCTCCGTGAAGCTGTCCAACCCCCAGTTCGAGGGACAGACCAAGACCAAGCTCGGAAACAGCGACGTGAAGGGCATCGTGGATTCCATCGTCTACGAGGGGCTGCTGGCCTGGTTCGAGGACAACCCCCAGGTCGTGAAGTCCGTGGTGGAAAAGGCCATCAAGGCACGGCAGGCGAGGGAGGCGGCCAAGAGGGCGAGGGAACTGGTCCGCAAATCGGTGATGACCGGCCTGAGCCTTCCGGGAAAGCTTGCCGACTGCTCAAGCAGGAACCCCGAAAACACCGAGGTCTACATCGTGGAGGGAGATTCGGCCGGAGGCAGCGCCAAGCAGGGGCGCGACAGAAGCTTCCAGGCCATCCTTCCGCTGAGGGGCAAGATCCTGAACGTGGAAAAGGCCCGTCTTGACAAGGTCCTGGCAAACCAGGAGATCCGGACCATGATCCAGACCCTGGGCGCCGGCGTGGGGGACGACTTCGACCCGGGCAAGCTGCGGTACCACAAAATCATCATCATGACGGACGCCGACGTGGACGGAGCCCATATAAGCACCCTGCTGCTCACGTTCTTTTACCGGTATATGCAGCCCCTCATAGAGAAGGGATACCTTTACCTGGCCCAGCCTCCCCTGTACCGGGTGCAGAAGGGGAAGACGGTCTCCTACTGCTACAACGAGAAAGAGCTCAGAAACATCCTTGACAACGCCGCCGACCCGACGAAGATGAGCGTCCAGCGGTACAAGGGACTCGGCGAAATGAACCCGGAACAGCTCTGGGAGACCACCATGGATCCCCAGAACAGGGTGCTCAAGAGGGTGGAGATCGACGACCTCATGGGGGCCGAGGAGTATTTCAGCATCCTCATGGGGGACAAGGTGGAGCCCCGGCGGGATTTCATCGCCGCCCACGCCCACGAGGTGCGCAACCTGGACATCTAGGGACGGAAAACGAGTCTGAAAGGGGCCTCCGGCATCTGCCGGAGGCCCCTTTTTCTGCTCTCTACCAGGCCGTCTCCAGTATCCGGAGGATGTCCTCCCGTTCGATCTTCCGCACCGCCCCGAGGGGGGCGAGCTTCGCCGCGTTGTCGGCGATCCTGGGCAGATCGGCCTTCGCGACGCCCACTTCACGGAGAGTCACCGGAGAGCCGAGGGAACGGAAGTACTCCCTCAGCGCACGGATGCCTCTCAGAGCCCGGTCTTCACCGTCCCGGATGCCGAAAACGCTGGCGGCGAGCCGCTCGAACACCGGTTCCGCGTCCCTGTACACATATTCCATCCAGGCGGGCATGATGATGGCCAGCCCCGTGCCGTGGGGGACGTCGAAGATGGCGCTGAGGGAGTGCTCGATTCGGTGTGAGGCGAAATCCCCCCGGACGGGACGGCCCACGTTGCTCAGGCCGTTGTGGGCCAGGGAGCAGCACCAGGCGAGTTCCGCCCGGGCCTCGTAGTCTGCGGGATTCTTCACGAGCTGGGGAATCCGGCGCATCATGGCCCGGATGAGGGTTTCACAGTAGTCCTGGACGAAGTCAAGCCCCGGGCAGGAGATCACGTAGGCCTCGAGGACATGAGTGACGGCGTCGATTCCGCCGCTCACCGTCTGGCTCTCCGGAAGAGTCGCCTGCACCGAGGGGTCGATGACGGACACTTTTGGAACAAGGACGGGGGACGCGATCGCCCATTTGCTCTCATCGTCCTCCCTGGTAACCACAGCGGTATTGTTCATCTCCGAGGAGGTGCCCGACGCCGTCAGCACTCCGTAGACGGGCAGGGCTTCCTTCACCGCTGCCTTCCCGCAGAAGAAGTCCCAGACGTCCCCGTCGTAGAGAGCCCCCATGGCGGCCGCCTTCGCAGTGTCGAAGACGCTCCCCCCGCCCACGGCGAGCACGGCTTCAGCCTTTTCCCCCTTCAGCAGGGTGATGACGTCCCGGAGCTTGGACAGCCTGGGGTTCGACCGGACGCCCCCTATTTCGGCGAAGCGGATGCCGTGTTTCTCCAGTGACCCCGTCACCGCCTCGTGGACGCCGTTTTTGTAGATGGAGCCTCCTCCGGCGACAAGGACCACCCGGGATATTCCGTCTGCCGCAAGGGCTTCTCCGATCTGGGGAATGGTATCCCTGCCGAAGATGATTTTTGTCGGAGCATAAAAGGTGAAATTCTGCATGTTTTCCTCCTTTCGCCGGAGAAATCCCGGCATGGACAGTATTGTACCCCCGGAAGCCGGAGGATGTATAATGGCGGCGTAGAACGAAGGAGATGATATCATGGGAACGGAAACGAAAAGGAACCCGCGGAAAGCGCAGCGGCCCTCAGCCCTTGCGGGGCAGATCCGCATCATCTTTTACACGGTTTTCATCTGCATTACCATCGTACTCCTCGCCGTCTCCCTCGATCTCATGCTCAACCCGTCGAAAAACTGGACGGACTCCCTTGCCATCCGCTGGATATCCGAACGGCGGAATCTGCTGCCGTTTTTCAGGTAAATCCCTCTCTCCCCGTTAACCTCCCGGACAGCAGCGCGGCGAAAGAAGTCCGGCCGTGCCGATGTTTTGCTGTTTTTGCCTGCCGCCTCCTCTTCAGCCGGATTTCCCGGATCGGTCTTTTGAAGAAGAAGACAGATTTCGTGCAGCCGCTCCCCGCCGTGACATTGTATGCTATTATTGCATTCAATCCGGAGGCTCCGGAGGAGAATAACGGTCACTGCGACCAGGGAGGCAATACCAGTGTATTTCGCAGGAGTTTTGTACTGTTGTGCCGCGGCCGTCTTCTGGGCTCTCGGCCCCGTGTTCCTGAAAAAAGGGCTCGCCTTCCTGGATCATACCGAAATGTCCGCCTCCCGTACCATCGGGTTTGCGGCGGCTTCGCTGATCTTCTGCATTTTCGACCCGAACGCCTTCATCCTCTGGCGCTTTCCTTCCTGGCTGCTCCTTTTCGTCTTCATCAACATTCTCGTGGGAAACGTCCTCGGCGACCTCTGCTATTTCAAGTCCCTCGAACTCATCGGCGTGAGCAGGGCGGTGGGAACCACATGCTGCTATCCCCTCTTCGTCACCGCCATCTCCTTTTTCTGGCTCGGTGAGTCGCTTACCCTTCCCCTGGTCCTGGGCACGGGTGTCATGATCGCAGGCCTTTTCATGCTGAAATCCGGAGGCCGGAGGGCCGCCGGCGCCGGGAATGAAACTGCCTCCTGGAAAGGCTTTCTTCTCGCCCTGGCGGCCGCTTTCTGCTGGGCCGCCGTCATGGTGCTCCAGAAATGGCTGCTGTCCGTCCACGACCTCCCCGCCGCATCCATCACCCTGTGGCGTGCCCTGTTCCTCTTCGCTGTCTCCTGGGGCATCTGGGCATGGAGAACGAGAAAGGAACCGGAAAAGCGCCTCCACCTGCTGAGGGCGCCCAGGACAATCTGGGCGTACGCCATCGCCGCCGGAACCTTCGGCCTCGCCGCCGGAGGGTATGTTTTCGCCCTGGCCATACAGATCATCCCCGTGTCGGTAGCGACGCCCATTACGGCCACAAGCCCCCTGATCGCGGCAGGCATGGCGGTGGTCATGTTCCACGAATCCATGCGGCCCGTGCAGTGGGCCGGCATCCTCTGCATTCTCGGAGGAGTGCTCACCGTCACCGCGTGACATCATGAAAGGAAGCCCCCGCACCGGAAGGTGCGGGGGCTTTTCTTTTCCTGCCCGTGGTCTAGAACTCCAGGATGACCTTGCACACCTCCGACGGATTATCCTCGATGAACTTCATGGCCTCCCGGACCTGTTCGAAGGGGAACCTGTGGGATACGAGAAGTTCCGGCTTCACCTCACCGCCGGAAAACCACGAGATGACCTCGGGAAACTTGTTCCTGTTCAGGCGGGAGCCGAAGATGGAGAGTTCCTTCTTCACCGCCTCGAGCTGGACGAAGGACGAAGGCTCCTTCGAGAACCCGAGCAGGCCGATGCGGCCCGCAGGGGACGCCATCCGGAGCAGGGAGGGGAACAGGTCGGGACTTCCCACGGCGTCGATGATGAGGGGTACGCCGGCTCCTCCGGTCCATTCCGCCGCTTTCTCCTCCAGGGAGTCCTTCCGGGTGTTGACCGTGAGTTCCGCCCCGAGGGAGCGGGCTTTTTCAAGCCGCACGTCCACGATGTCCGCCACGGCGCAGGCCGTCCCGAGCCTCCGGGCCGCCTGCAGGATCACCTGGCCGATAGGCCCGGCGCCCAGGATGAGCAGCCGGTCGCCCCCGGAGCACTCCGTTCGTGACAGGACGTTCGCCGCGATGGTGAAGGGCTCCACGAGGGCTCCCTTTTCGAAGGACCAGTCGGAGGGAATTCTGTGGAGGTTCTTCACGGGAAGGGCGACGAACTCGGCGAAGCCGCCGTCCCTGTGGACGCCGAAGACCTCCAGCCGCTCGCACACGTTGGGGCGGCCTATGGAACAGGGGTAGCAGGTTCCGCAGCTGGTGACGGGATCCACCGCCACCCGTTCGCCGGGGGCGTACTCCGTCACGCCCTCACCCAGGGCGGCAACTTCTCCCGCAAATTCGTGGCCGATGATCCTCGGGTATTTCGCCAGGGGGTTGGTGCCGTGGTAGATATGCATGTCCGAGCCGCAGATGCCTCCGGCACGGACCCGGACGAGCACTTCTCCCTTTCCCGGCCCGGGAACGGGAACCTCCCGGATTTCCAGACTGTGGGGCTTCTCTACAAAGACAACCTTCATGATCCGTTCTCCTTTTCTTCTCTCCCCGGCCCCCTATGAGGCATGGGCCCGCCGGTAGGATGAATACAGGGACAATGCCGCCAGGACCAGGAACACCACACCGATCGGACGGGTCCAGAGGAAGGAGTAGCTTCCCTCGTACATGAGCACGGCCCTCCTCAGGTTGCTCTCCGCCATGGGCCCGAGGATGACCGCGAGAATGATGGGCGACGAGGGCACGTCCGCTTTCTGCATTATATACCCTATGACGCCGAAGGCGACGCAGACCCACATGTCGAAAATGCTGTTGTTCATGGAGTAGGCCCCCACCATGGAGAGGGTGATGATCACCGGGATGATGATCCTCTTGGGAAGTTCCACCACCCGGCAGAAGAGCCGGACGCCGAGCAGGCCGATGAGCAGCATGAGGATGTTCCCCACGAAGAGGGAGGCGAAGAGACCGTACACCACGTCGGCGTTTTTCGTGAACAGGAGGGGGCCGGGCTGAAGTCCCTGGATGATGAGGGCGCCGAGGAGGATGGCCGTGACGGCGTCTCCGGGAACGCCGAGGGTAAGCAGGGGGACCATGGCCCCGCCGGTGACGCCGTTGTTGCCCGCCTCCGGGGCGGCTATGCCTTCGAGGCATCCCGTCCCGAACTCGCTGCCCTTTTTCGAACTTCTCCGGGCCTCGTTGTAGCTGACAAACGCTGCGATGTCGGCGCCGGCGCCGGGTATGGACCCGATGAAGGTACCGATGAGGGCGGACTTGATCATGGTGGGCATAAGGGTGACGGTCTCCCTGAGAGAGATCATGCCCCTTTTGAAATTGGTCTCGATGGCATGGGAGGGTTCAAAAATCTTCTCCATCTGGACGAAGGCCTCCGCCAGGGCGAAGAGTCCGATGAGCACCGGAATGATGGCAAAACCGTTGAAGAGGTTCATTTCGCCGAAGGTGAACCGGGGGAAACTGGTCACCGGATCAAGACCCACGGTGGAGATGAGCAGGCCGAACATGCCTGCCAGCAGTCCCTTGACGGGGCTCTTGCCGGAGATGCTCGCGATGATGCTGAGACCGAAAATGGCCA from Aminivibrio pyruvatiphilus includes these protein-coding regions:
- a CDS encoding Zn-dependent oxidoreductase; the protein is MKVVFVEKPHSLEIREVPVPGPGKGEVLVRVRAGGICGSDMHIYHGTNPLAKYPRIIGHEFAGEVAALGEGVTEYAPGERVAVDPVTSCGTCYPCSIGRPNVCERLEVFGVHRDGGFAEFVALPVKNLHRIPSDWSFEKGALVEPFTIAANVLSRTECSGGDRLLILGAGPIGQVILQAARRLGTACAVADIVDVRLEKARSLGAELTVNTRKDSLEEKAAEWTGGAGVPLIIDAVGSPDLFPSLLRMASPAGRIGLLGFSKEPSSFVQLEAVKKELSIFGSRLNRNKFPEVISWFSGGEVKPELLVSHRFPFEQVREAMKFIEDNPSEVCKVILEF
- a CDS encoding tripartite tricarboxylate transporter permease — protein: MFSLLLDGLQTTFSPGIFPFLLLGVTGGIVIGALPGLTATMGVAVLLPLTFGMESTRALVMLAGVYIGAIYGGSIAAILLKTPGTPAAAATVLDGYELARKGEAAKALSVSAIASFTGGMVSTVMLITISPALANFALRFGAPEYFALAIFGLSIIASISGKSPVKGLLAGMFGLLISTVGLDPVTSFPRFTFGEMNLFNGFAIIPVLIGLFALAEAFVQMEKIFEPSHAIETNFKRGMISLRETVTLMPTMIKSALIGTFIGSIPGAGADIAAFVSYNEARRSSKKGSEFGTGCLEGIAAPEAGNNGVTGGAMVPLLTLGVPGDAVTAILLGALIIQGLQPGPLLFTKNADVVYGLFASLFVGNILMLLIGLLGVRLFCRVVELPKRIIIPVIITLSMVGAYSMNNSIFDMWVCVAFGVIGYIMQKADVPSSPIILAVILGPMAESNLRRAVLMYEGSYSFLWTRPIGVVFLVLAALSLYSSYRRAHAS